One Natronomonas moolapensis 8.8.11 genomic region harbors:
- a CDS encoding bacteriorhodopsin — protein MTQTDLFEYVLGDPLLASSLYVNIALAGVSLLLFVFMTKDLEDPRARLIAVSVLLVPTVSVASYTGLASGLTIGILEMPAGHAAEGASVMIGGEPVDGVVSLWGRYLTWALSTPAILLALGLLAGSDATSIITAITFDIAMCITGLAAALTTSSHALRWFWYFISCACFAVVVYVLLVKWPEDAAAAGTASIFNTLKLLTVVLWIAYPVVWALGVEGIAVLPVGVTSWAYSLLDVVAKYVFAFLLLRYVTTNERVVSGDVLDVPSASGALADD, from the coding sequence GTGACGCAGACGGACCTCTTCGAGTACGTCCTCGGCGACCCCCTCCTCGCGAGTTCGCTGTACGTAAACATCGCGCTCGCGGGAGTGTCGCTTCTGCTCTTCGTATTTATGACGAAGGACCTCGAGGATCCACGGGCGCGGCTCATCGCCGTCTCGGTACTCCTCGTGCCGACCGTCTCCGTCGCGAGCTACACCGGGCTCGCCTCGGGACTCACGATCGGCATCCTCGAAATGCCGGCCGGGCACGCCGCCGAAGGTGCCTCCGTGATGATCGGCGGGGAACCGGTCGACGGCGTCGTCTCGCTGTGGGGCCGTTATCTGACGTGGGCGCTGTCGACGCCCGCGATCCTGCTCGCGCTCGGGTTGCTTGCGGGCTCCGATGCGACCTCGATCATCACCGCGATCACGTTCGACATCGCCATGTGTATCACGGGCCTCGCCGCCGCGTTGACGACGTCCTCGCACGCCCTGCGGTGGTTCTGGTACTTCATCAGCTGTGCGTGCTTTGCAGTCGTCGTCTACGTCCTGCTCGTGAAGTGGCCCGAGGACGCGGCGGCCGCCGGCACCGCGAGCATCTTCAACACGCTGAAGCTTCTGACGGTCGTCCTCTGGATCGCTTACCCGGTCGTGTGGGCACTTGGCGTCGAAGGGATCGCCGTCCTGCCGGTCGGCGTCACGTCGTGGGCCTACAGCCTGCTCGACGTGGTCGCGAAGTACGTCTTCGCGTTCTTGCTCTTGCGCTACGTCACCACCAACGAGCGCGTCGTTTCCGGCGACGTCCTGGACGTCCCGTCGGCCTCGGGGGCGCTCGCCGACGACTGA
- a CDS encoding SRPBCC family protein → MEATATTTVDRPPEAAFEYMDVPENQARISPRLSTVETLGTLDNGGKRARYTYQLFGLRFEGEVCGIEHEPPERIVFEMTGDIEGRIEWSFEPVAEGTRVTYAAAYDLGLPAALESILGPIADRFNRRELERTLETLRTRL, encoded by the coding sequence ATGGAGGCGACCGCGACCACGACCGTCGATCGCCCGCCCGAGGCGGCCTTCGAGTACATGGACGTTCCGGAGAACCAGGCCCGGATCTCCCCGCGGCTGAGCACAGTCGAGACGCTCGGCACGCTCGACAACGGCGGCAAACGCGCGCGCTACACCTATCAGCTGTTCGGCCTCCGGTTCGAGGGCGAGGTCTGCGGGATCGAACACGAGCCGCCCGAGCGGATCGTCTTCGAAATGACCGGCGACATCGAGGGTCGGATCGAGTGGAGCTTCGAACCGGTGGCCGAGGGGACGCGCGTGACCTACGCGGCCGCGTACGATCTCGGCCTCCCGGCCGCTCTCGAATCGATCCTCGGCCCGATCGCCGACCGGTTCAACCGCCGCGAGCTGGAACGGACCCTCGAAACCCTCCGGACGCGGCTATGA
- a CDS encoding Brp/Blh family beta-carotene 15,15'-dioxygenase, translating into MPEPLPDRPTRRARHTPSDARAALSRLAFVPGWVVVALTTLVFAAGVSVPLAYQLLPLAISVAFLGLPHGAVDHLAIPRTCGEAVTGRWLAAVGALYLVVGGAYAVVWFLAPIVAVVGFILLTWAHWGQGDVYPLVALAGGEHPAGRTGRLLTAATRGSLPMAVPFVAFPDQYELVVATLAGLFDPAAPAALSALFTPAARAAVAAVVAALVCLSVAVGVVATVGGDRRSLALDVAETGLLVAFFATVPPILAVGLYFCVWHALRHIVRLLAVDPAAAGSLRSRRYGAALASFTRDAAPLTAASIGLLVLLYVAVPGTVTDPLDLVGTYLVLIAVLTLPHVIVVAVMDREQGLYAM; encoded by the coding sequence GTGCCCGAACCACTCCCCGACCGCCCGACCCGACGCGCCCGCCACACCCCGTCCGACGCGCGGGCGGCGCTCTCCCGGCTCGCGTTCGTGCCTGGATGGGTCGTAGTCGCCCTCACGACGCTCGTCTTCGCGGCCGGCGTCTCCGTCCCGCTGGCGTATCAGTTGCTCCCGCTCGCGATCAGCGTCGCTTTCCTCGGGTTGCCACACGGTGCGGTCGATCACCTCGCGATACCTCGAACCTGCGGCGAGGCGGTCACCGGGCGGTGGCTGGCCGCCGTCGGCGCGCTGTATCTCGTCGTCGGCGGGGCCTACGCAGTCGTCTGGTTTCTCGCTCCGATCGTCGCTGTCGTCGGATTCATACTGTTGACGTGGGCTCACTGGGGGCAGGGCGACGTCTATCCCCTCGTCGCGCTCGCCGGCGGCGAGCATCCGGCGGGCCGGACCGGACGCCTCCTGACGGCTGCGACCCGGGGCTCGCTCCCGATGGCGGTCCCGTTCGTCGCGTTTCCCGACCAGTACGAACTCGTCGTCGCAACGCTGGCCGGGCTGTTCGATCCTGCGGCTCCGGCGGCGCTGTCGGCGCTCTTTACCCCGGCGGCGCGGGCCGCCGTCGCCGCCGTGGTCGCCGCACTCGTCTGTCTCTCCGTAGCCGTCGGGGTCGTCGCGACGGTCGGCGGGGACCGTCGCAGCCTCGCACTCGACGTTGCCGAGACCGGGCTGCTCGTCGCCTTCTTCGCGACCGTGCCGCCGATCCTCGCCGTCGGGCTGTACTTCTGTGTGTGGCACGCCCTCCGACATATCGTCCGTCTGCTCGCGGTCGACCCGGCCGCGGCTGGGTCGCTTCGGTCGCGGCGCTACGGGGCCGCGCTCGCCTCGTTCACGCGCGATGCGGCCCCGCTTACCGCCGCCTCCATCGGGCTACTCGTGCTTCTCTACGTCGCCGTTCCCGGGACCGTCACTGATCCGCTGGACCTCGTCGGAACCTATCTCGTGTTGATCGCGGTGTTGACGCTTCCGCACGTTATCGTCGTGGCCGTGATGGATCGCGAACAGGGCCTCTACGCCATGTAG
- a CDS encoding lycopene cyclase domain-containing protein, protein MTPTTYLGFHLAFVVPPVLGVVAAAYFRPTALWGRVPFVGLGVILALAVGYTTPWDSLLIQWGVWSYGEGVVWASANAVPAGEYVFFVLQPILVALWLYNLDVPTDGDLRIPIRTRLLGLAAGVAVAALGIGLLLSGPSTLYLGAILAWASPVLAIQWAFGWPHLLRARRAVAVGIGVPTVYLWAIDRFAITNGLWALSDTYTLGIAPLGLPVEEAVFFLITNVFIVQGLVLYLWLVDQWPTVASDVRRAAPSALRGLLPPADPPVATTDADERRADNPDRTTT, encoded by the coding sequence ATGACCCCCACGACGTACCTGGGGTTTCACCTCGCGTTTGTCGTACCGCCGGTGCTCGGCGTCGTTGCCGCGGCTTATTTCCGGCCCACCGCGCTGTGGGGGCGTGTCCCCTTCGTCGGCCTCGGGGTGATCCTCGCGCTGGCGGTCGGCTACACGACGCCGTGGGACTCACTTCTCATCCAATGGGGCGTCTGGAGCTACGGCGAGGGTGTCGTCTGGGCGTCCGCCAACGCCGTCCCCGCCGGGGAGTACGTGTTTTTTGTCCTCCAGCCGATCCTGGTCGCGCTGTGGCTCTACAACCTCGACGTTCCGACCGACGGCGACCTTCGGATCCCCATCCGAACGCGGCTTCTCGGTCTCGCGGCCGGGGTCGCCGTCGCCGCACTCGGGATCGGGCTGTTGCTTTCGGGCCCATCGACGCTGTATCTGGGGGCGATCCTCGCGTGGGCCAGCCCCGTCCTCGCTATCCAGTGGGCCTTCGGGTGGCCGCACCTGCTTCGCGCTCGACGGGCCGTCGCCGTCGGCATCGGCGTTCCGACCGTGTACCTGTGGGCGATCGACCGTTTCGCCATCACGAACGGTCTCTGGGCCCTCTCGGACACCTACACGCTCGGGATCGCACCGCTCGGTCTGCCGGTCGAGGAGGCGGTGTTCTTTCTGATCACGAACGTCTTCATCGTCCAGGGGCTGGTGTTGTACCTGTGGCTCGTCGACCAGTGGCCGACGGTCGCCTCCGACGTCCGCCGGGCCGCCCCGTCCGCTCTCAGGGGGTTGCTCCCGCCTGCCGACCCGCCGGTCGCGACGACCGACGCCGACGAGCGGCGGGCCGACAACCCCGACCGAACCACTACGTGA
- a CDS encoding bacterio-opsin activator domain-containing protein, whose translation MLAFDVLLVGTAPSRPAVSEAFPEELVETRTASGVDDALEALDGDDVDCVVTDYALGERDGIDLLGSVREAFPELPVVLYTADGDEAVAEAAIDADVTAYVAASDDPAEDGIVDRAIEQARRNHVSATVEESDPTAANLKLAELAMDEAPVGITIADPHEPDEPLIYVNEAFERLTGYDTYDILGRNCRFLQGEGTDPETVDRLRQAVDNERSISVEILNYRKNGEPFWNQLSVAPVHDDGELTHYLGFQTDVTERKEVELRARRQAEKLRADRRARERLLARIDGIVQHVTAATVESTSRAELEERVCTAVLKTNDYEAAWFGTRQATSDRIVAGERAGCGGVEELFVPADASEDPVNEAIRTGSVTIAETESLPSDASHHRFAPPQGGVASIPLRYRDADYGVLVVYVSQAAPLDDHETAVFEALGRVIGTGINALQNQRLLATDEYTELTFTGGPPAPVIAELSDRVGCEITYRGAVSRSDGRFVLSVVASGADAEAIEGAAQTLEDPPEVHTVATYDDACLLEIVPAGESIVRTVLDHNGSIRGLTADGDHVELRIQVPRTANPNMVVETVIDRYGGLSLAAQRRRERDPNSRTELAESLRDDLTDRQLETVQKAYLSDYFEWPRPVSGESIADSMGITRSTFHQHLRAAQSKIMGALLEEIEPPPQPN comes from the coding sequence ATGCTCGCATTCGACGTGCTCTTGGTCGGTACGGCGCCCTCTCGTCCCGCTGTTTCGGAGGCGTTCCCCGAAGAACTCGTCGAGACGAGGACGGCCTCGGGGGTCGACGACGCTCTTGAGGCGCTCGACGGTGACGATGTGGACTGCGTCGTCACCGACTACGCACTCGGCGAGCGCGACGGGATCGACCTCCTCGGTTCGGTCCGAGAAGCGTTCCCGGAACTGCCGGTCGTCCTCTACACGGCCGACGGGGACGAGGCCGTCGCCGAGGCGGCGATCGACGCCGACGTGACCGCCTACGTTGCCGCCAGCGACGACCCGGCCGAGGACGGAATCGTCGACAGAGCGATCGAGCAGGCCCGGCGGAACCACGTCTCGGCAACGGTCGAGGAGTCGGACCCGACGGCCGCGAATCTGAAACTCGCCGAGTTGGCGATGGACGAGGCCCCGGTCGGCATCACGATCGCAGACCCACACGAACCCGACGAGCCGCTGATCTACGTCAACGAGGCGTTCGAGCGCCTCACCGGCTACGACACCTACGACATCCTCGGCCGGAACTGTCGGTTCCTCCAGGGCGAGGGGACCGACCCCGAGACGGTCGATCGCCTCCGGCAGGCCGTCGACAACGAGCGGTCTATCTCCGTCGAGATACTCAACTACCGAAAGAACGGCGAGCCCTTCTGGAACCAATTGAGCGTCGCCCCCGTCCACGACGACGGTGAACTCACGCACTACCTCGGCTTCCAGACGGACGTCACGGAGCGAAAGGAGGTCGAACTCCGCGCGCGGCGACAGGCCGAGAAGCTCCGCGCCGACCGGCGGGCCAGAGAGCGTCTCCTGGCCCGGATCGACGGCATCGTCCAACACGTGACCGCCGCGACGGTCGAAAGCACTTCCAGGGCGGAACTCGAAGAGCGCGTCTGTACGGCGGTCCTCAAGACCAACGACTACGAAGCCGCGTGGTTCGGCACCCGGCAGGCAACGAGTGACCGCATCGTCGCCGGCGAGCGGGCCGGCTGCGGCGGGGTCGAGGAGCTCTTCGTCCCGGCGGACGCCTCCGAAGACCCCGTCAACGAAGCCATAAGAACCGGATCCGTGACCATCGCCGAGACCGAGTCGCTCCCCTCGGACGCCTCACACCATCGTTTTGCACCCCCTCAAGGCGGTGTCGCGTCGATCCCGTTGCGGTACCGCGACGCCGACTACGGCGTCTTGGTCGTCTACGTCTCGCAGGCCGCCCCGCTCGACGACCACGAGACCGCGGTGTTCGAGGCGCTCGGGCGCGTGATCGGGACCGGCATCAACGCCCTCCAGAACCAGCGGCTGTTGGCGACCGACGAGTACACCGAGTTGACGTTCACCGGCGGGCCTCCGGCCCCCGTGATCGCCGAACTGTCCGACCGCGTGGGCTGTGAGATTACGTATCGAGGGGCCGTCTCCAGGAGCGACGGCCGGTTCGTCCTCTCGGTCGTCGCCTCCGGGGCCGACGCCGAGGCCATTGAGGGGGCGGCCCAGACGCTTGAGGATCCACCTGAGGTGCATACGGTGGCCACGTACGACGACGCGTGTCTCCTCGAGATCGTCCCGGCCGGCGAGTCGATCGTCCGGACGGTACTAGATCACAACGGTTCGATCCGAGGGCTGACCGCCGACGGTGACCACGTCGAACTCCGTATCCAGGTCCCCCGGACGGCCAACCCGAACATGGTCGTCGAGACCGTTATCGACCGCTACGGTGGCCTCTCGTTGGCCGCACAGCGGCGCCGGGAGCGGGACCCGAACTCCCGGACCGAGCTCGCCGAGTCGCTCCGTGACGACCTCACCGACAGACAGCTCGAAACCGTTCAAAAGGCCTACTTGAGCGATTACTTCGAGTGGCCGCGCCCGGTCTCCGGCGAGTCGATCGCCGACTCGATGGGCATCACTCGCTCGACGTTCCACCAGCACCTGCGGGCCGCACAATCCAAAATTATGGGGGCGCTTCTCGAGGAGATCGAACCGCCGCCGCAGCCTAACTAG